From a region of the Microterricola gilva genome:
- the rpsG gene encoding 30S ribosomal protein S7, whose product MPRKGPAPKRPVVADPVYGAPIVSQLVNKILLDGKKGLAERIVYDALEGVAAKNGQDAVVTLKKALDNVRPTLEVRSRRVGGSTYQVPVEVKPHRANTLALRWLTSYAKARREKTMTERLTNEILDASNGLGAAVKRREDTHKMAESNKAFAHYRW is encoded by the coding sequence ATGCCTCGTAAAGGACCAGCACCCAAGCGCCCCGTCGTAGCAGACCCGGTATACGGCGCTCCCATCGTCAGCCAGCTCGTCAACAAGATTCTTCTTGATGGCAAGAAGGGCCTCGCCGAGCGCATCGTTTACGACGCACTCGAAGGCGTTGCAGCCAAGAACGGCCAGGACGCCGTTGTCACGCTGAAGAAGGCCCTCGACAACGTGCGCCCGACCCTCGAGGTCCGTTCGCGCCGCGTCGGTGGTTCCACCTACCAGGTCCCGGTCGAGGTCAAGCCTCACCGCGCCAACACCCTGGCTCTCCGCTGGCTCACCAGCTACGCCAAGGCTCGTCGCGAGAAGACCATGACCGAGCGCCTCACCAACGAGATTCTCGACGCGAGCAACGGCCTCGGTGCCGCTGTCAAGCGTCGTGAAGACACGCACAAGATGGCCGAGTCGAACAAGGCCTTCGCACACTACCGCTGGTAG